The DNA sequence GAAATAGCATAAAAGGGCTTGGACTTTTGGAAAATAGCCAGAAATGTTTGGGATATTTTTTGTAATTCTccttggttttttaaaaagcttgcgTCTTCTGACTGCGTTTGAGTGCCTCTCTTTCTGTACAGATGTGTCTATTTATAAAGTGTAGCGAGCCTTTGTATTAAGGCCTAAACCAAGGTGTGAAACTTTCTTGCTTATGACTTTGCGTTCCACCGAAAAATGCTGTTCTGCTGAGTAAAGAAGAGATGTAGGCAAGTCTCTGTATTCTTTCCTCTTCCAATCCCAATTCTACATAGAAAGAACCAAACTATCAGAAAGCCTCTATCTTTCCGTCTATTTAAACTGCACTCTTCAGTGTCGAACAGGCCCCATGGCGAGCATTAGTCCTTTGAGGACACAGGGGAGCAGCCTTCAGTGCTCACGTTTTCTATTAGTCTGCCTTCCTGGATAGAGTCCAGAAACGTGGCGAGTATTTTTGCCCTGCAGTGAAGTACAGCAGGAGATACGGATGTGAGTGCGCATCTGAAATACCCAGCAAGTTGGAGATGTCATAAAGAACTTTGAAAATCTTAGAACCTAAGCAGAAAAAACAAGTCATCAATGTTTGGTCTGAAGCACATAGGCATTTTACAAGGCTCTGACATTGAATGCAGTCATTTGGGAGAGAGGCCAGCCTGGGACAGTGAGATTTACTGTTGCTGTGGCATCACCTTTCAAGTGCAGAGCCcttgtgtgtgttgtgtggggGTCAGAGTGGAAAGTCAGCAGCCTTTGTAGTTTCATGTGCACTAGGAAAGTGCTACGCCCTGCCTCTGTTGACAAGGAATGCATccatctttttgtgtgtgtcttaAATATAATCATTGCAAATAGAGCTGCCACCTTGACCATCTGATGTGGTTTAGGGAGCCACAACACAGCTCTATATGGTCCTAATccagtttccactgacttcagtggtcagcttctcattgacttcattggccaTTGGCTCAGGCCGTATTTGAATTGGCGAGATCCCTTGGATTTTTTAAGGtataaaaattcaattttttttgttaatggccaatctgtgtgtgtctgtctctctcttaaaagcagaacttGCCTTACAAGCTTGAACGTCTCTGTTCCCCAGTCATTCACTTCAGTGAGCTGCGTTTTCTGCCTTGCTCTGCTTGGCAGCAAAAGAGTCAGGCTGACAGAGGATAACCACAATGGCAACAAGTGCTGAGCAGATGCATTAGCATGGCTCGCTTGAGGAGAGAGTGAAAGTAGGAGTGGGAGATGTTTCTAAAAGCTACAgacaaatatttttagtaatgTTGCAATTCAGGGTTAGAAAAAACTGCTTTAGTGAATGGAAATGTTGTCTGGTGAGGGAGTGGGGCATAAACTGTTAATTTTGGCAGACATGAGCTTTCACTTGCTAAATATTTCTGGTGAGCTGTTGTGAGGAGAGCATTGCCAAATACAAGCAATGCATCACCTTCTTCCCTCTGCAGATGGCGCCAGTGCTGCCCCTAGCgctgccctgcagcagctgaATGAAATGAAGACGGGGGTCAGtttcacagctgctgctgtttggaacaccctggtggtggtggtttgggaaggctgtgaggagcagcagtgggagctggAGTGATTGATGGGAAAGGAAGACCTAGAAAGTTCCCTAGCTATACCTCTTCTCATCCCTCCTTCTCCCTGGCTCCTTCAGCAGCCTGGAGGAGGGATATGGAGTAGTGGAGACACACCTCCCCCGGTGGCTCGCAGCAGCCAGGAGACTGCAGCaaagggaaaagaggaaactCCTCCCTTCCAGCAGCTACAGGGCTGTGGTGCTTCATGGTGATTTGACACCTAGCACCTGACAATCGATAGAGCCTATAACCAGTGCCCATGGAGTGCTGCTCACAGTAATTGTCAGGActctcctctttctccccaggtagggtctgtgctggggagggggtcgGGGGAGTGTGTCCTGGACCTCATTGCTGTGCCCTTCTCCTAATCAGTTTTGTAGCTGCTGAGGTCTAGTAGGGATCTGgtacttccctcttcccccaaccctgcttCTAAACTGTTGTAAAGATTTAGCTCACTCAAGTATTATAACCAATCGCTATGTTTTTCTCAAAGGTGGCTGAATGTTTGTAATAGCATCCCCCGGGCAGGGATTGGTGTAGAACTGTAGGGAATTATTTACAGGATATGCAAAAACTAGTGTTAACTCAAGCAGTAGTTTAGTTTTTATTGGTGTGGTTTCAAAGCTGTCCCAGTGGGAGTGGGCAGTATGGTCCTTTTCTAGTAGAGCAGTGAACACCATGTCCAGTGTGGCTTTTGGAAACCTAACTGGGGCTACCTGCAATCTCTCCTTCAGTGGAAAGGGGACTCAGCAGTTGACCTTTCAGGTGTGGTGCTAACCAGAACCTGATTTGCCCCATGCAGTGCCCAGGAAAAAGCTAACATTGTTCCAGATCTCCCTCCCTGCTCAAGTTGCCAAGAACGTGAAGGCTGGTTATTCCTAAATGGCTAAAGTAACACTGGAAAGTTTCATAAAATGGTACAGTTCAGTGGGACACGGTCACTTGAAGGTTGGGCAGCTTGTAGAAAAGAATCCAAAGTAGTTTCGCACTCTACAGCTGCCCCTGAGTCCCTCCAGCCAATTTATGGCTTTACAATCGCATTTCAAAATGCTCCATCTCCATGAATTAATCCAGTACCTGCCTCGGAGTCTCTCACAAACAGGAGACATTGATTAGCTAGACACAGTGCTGTCAAATTTACAAAGTTGAAGTGAAGTGAGGCAAATCTAAAGTTACAGGGATCTCGGTTGTTACTTCTAACAGGAGGCACGTTTCCAGGCCGAGTTATGGTTTGTAAGGGGAGGACATCCCCTCTGCTGTGTTCTGTGTTATTAGAATATGACAAATTGAGGGGTCTTAGTCGTGCAGTTTGCCTTTTCCCTATGGGTAAGCATATCCGCACTTGTAATCAATTGCATATCAGTGCTCCATTTACACTGTGACATGGTTTAGCAAAATCCATTTCTTTGCatcagaaaatggagaaaaaaaaatggccaAACCTGCTGTTGTGATGCTGCTGCACTGAATATTTAGTAAAGCTTAGTGAGGTGAGAAATTGCCACCCCCAGTAACTCCAGCACAACTGCGGCACTGGAGTATGAAGGGAAACAGTGATCATTTCTTTTCTATGCACATATAAGCACTGGCTTGGAGAGGGCTCGCTGCCACTCTCTTAATGCCCAAATGTGAAAGGGGCATAAGATTGTGATGAAACATTGCGCAAAAGAAACCTTAACTCACTGCAGCTCTTTGAGCATTCGATAGTGGGGCAGCTATGGTAAAAGTACTCCATAGGCCTTATGTCACTTGGGCATACAAATCTATTAGGTGGCTTGGAAAAGCTATCTCCTTATTTAACCCTTCAATTCAGCAACATGATTACCAAGTTAGAAGAAAATTTAATAGAATTGCTATAAAATACTTGCTTGTTATGAATGGACTTTACTTTCTCCTGTTCTGGGCTCTTGTTTTTCAAAACTAACTCCATAGTCTTATTCATTAGTTGCGCTGAAGACATGCAAATGACTCTTGCAGGTGGCTATTCTTTAGTCATCACCATTTGTGGTCCCTGTTCTTTGCATTTCATCTGTCAGGTCATTAACTTCTGCTTGTTCTTCCTCGGGAACAGCATCCTCTGCTTCTGGTACTGCCTCTAATCTGGGCGCTGCTTTAGACTCAGTTTTGTAATCTGGTCTATCTGGCTTAGATTCCCCCAGGGGTTCTATTTCCTGTTTGTGCTCTGACTTCAACTTGCCAAGATTCTGAGAACACTCTCCCTCTTTTACAAATGAAGTTGCTGAAGGAACTCTGGATTTTGGAGTCTGCATCCAAATATGATTTAAAATCTCATCTACGTGCAACCTCCGAGCCACGTCTGGCTGCAGCATACGGTAAATAAGATCTTTGCATTCAACTGTCAAGTTTTTAGACTTGGGAAAGTGCACTCTGTGTTCTTTCTGAATCTTTAGCATTTTTCTAATGTTTGAGTCATCATATGGCATTGATCCACAGACCATTATATACAAAATGACACCCAAACTCCATATGTCATAAATCTTAGGCTGATAGGGAATGCCTTGTAACACTTCAGGGGCTGCATACGCAGCAGAACCACAGAAGGTTTTACTGAGAATAACTTTGCCATTTTCATCTCGAGTCAGTCGTCTGGAAAAGCCAAAGTCTGACAGTTTGATATTAAAGTCTTTGTCTAGAAGGAGATTCTCACATTTCAAGTCCCTGTGGACAATATCCAAATCATGGCAGTACTTGATGGCAGAAGACAGCTGGCGAAACATCTTGCGAGCTACATCTTCAGTCAAAGCCCCTTTGCTCTTGATGTACTCCAGTAAGTCTCCTTTTGTACCCAGCTCCATCACGATGTAGACTTTGCCATCAGATGTCTCAAAAATCTCATAGGTCTTGACCACGGAGCAGTGATTTACTTTTGCTAAAATCTCTATTTCCCTGGGGAGAAATCTTTCCAGGAAGTCACGAGGAGCTTTTTTCCGGTCTATGATCTTTACTGCTACATCAAATTTCAGTCGATCAGAGTAGGCAGATTTCACTTTAGCATAAGACCCTTCTCCTAAATTTCCCCCCACGATGTAGCCTCTCTTTTTAAGGACTGCAGCATCATCCATGGTGCCAGAGGCAACAAGTGATTCATAAGTTGAAGTTGACTCTGCATCACGTATGCCAGAAGCCTGTTGTTATATATTCCATGGTGGCCATCTGAGATGCCCTGCTTCTCTTGAGTTGGATGTTGTAGAATCTTCAGCATTGTTTAATGTATGATGTGGGGCTATGATGTCACAAAGCAGAGCTGCTGTTACTAGGGGTTAGTGAAGTTAAATGCCTATTTTCAGACCTACTGAAAAGCAACTGGAATCCAAGAACCGAAGCAACATTCCAGCACATCCTTCACAAGAGCTGTCACCTTGTTTGTACTGTAACATCTCGGTAAAATGATTATTCCATTCACTCTCACAAGAAGAGAAGAGGAATAATTGAAGTGTGTTTTTTCCATTCTTTGGCTATGGGAAGTATTTGGTTCCTGTGCTTTGATATTTATATATGCTACTTAGCCTGCTACTCAATTCTGTATTTTGATCATAGCTTGGCTAAGAGAATTGATTAGTTTCAATTATAAGATACTTCTTGTTTATGTAGCTTATGAAAGTAAAATGAATACAAAGGGAGTCTGCAGAACAGTATACGCACACACAACACTAGGGAACAGCTTTCTCTTTTAAATCTGTTTGTCTAGTTTTAGAAATACTATTCCATGAGATAAAATGAACAAGGAAATGCTTATAAATTTGCTTCTAAAATGCATTCTATTTGCTGTAGCATAAAAACTAATAAGGAGAATCACCTGGTCAGAAAATACTCTAAAACCTCTTCTGAAATAAGTAGAGCACAGCCAGGAGACATTGTAATTATTCAAAGGCTTGAAGCTTTGCGCTTTTCAAACGTAATAAATCAAAACAATCTTTACTCTGCTTACTACTACTGCTTTAAAATGTTGAGTTTTAATAATCTACCTAATTTACCAATGgccatttttgttttctgtttgtttttgcattttactCCATTAAGACAATCCAAACTAGATGCATTAGTTACACTGTCTGGTCTTATGTCAGAGCTCAATAGGATTGTGTTCTGAGTATCCAGCACCACAGCAGCATGTTTCAATTACAAAAGAATTTTCCCCCTAGAAActaaagtaagtgtgtgtgtgtacatgtgtccACACCCTTTTATCTAGGGCTTCTTTTTTGGAGGGTTTATTAATTTAACTTTGGGGAggttatttttagcaatttgAGTTTTGTCCAAAAATTGGGGCTTTCTCTTTGTGTATATTGTGATGAATAATGTTGATTTTATACCTTACTTATTACAGTAATATGCTAATAACTGTAGTACCGTTTCAAACTGAACTATGTTAAAGTGCACTGAGGAACACAAGAACCACTGTACCATAAACGACAATTCAACTAactaccagctgttctgtacagCTAATGTGTGTGATACAGTTCTGTTGTTTGAAGGAGTCCATGATAGAGAGAGTCAAATTCCAGTTTCATGCTTTGGAAATGTACGTGCAATGTATAACACATGaatgaaatgtgaaaaaaaaaatattctggatAGCTCAAACAAAGTGCAAGCCATACTCCCCACTATACTCCAACTGCTTTGGGCTCCTCTGGAGCTGCAGAGCAACTGGAAACCCAGTTTAACCTGCCCCGTACACACTGGTTGCTTTGCATTGCTCCAGAGTGGCAGAAAGCAGCCAGAGTATACTGGTGAATCTGCCACTAAAGGTTAAgattataaatattatttaagGTTAACATTACATATCTTCAGATCATTAGAAATGTCCATGATGAGTATTTGTTGGTGGTGTGTTCATGTATGAACTGTTTAACAATTCACAGAGATTCATCCATTTTACGGCCAGCCAGAACCATTAGATCATTGAGTCTGGCCTTCTATATATCAGAGGCTGTTACATCTCACCCAGTTCCCTCTCTATTGACTCCAATAACTTTGTGTGGCTAAAGCTATCTTCCagaaggcatccagtcttcatttgaagacctcaagaaaAAATTAAGGCTCTACCTCTTCTTTGGTAATTCATTCCAGAGCTTAATCCCCCTCCCTGTTAAAcattttgtgccttatttctaatttgaatttgtctggcttcagcttctggCCATTGATTTTTGTTATGATTTTGTCCGCTAGATCAAAGAACCCTTTAGTATCTGGTGTGTTCTTCATGTGAACGTACTTATTCTCTGAAATCAAATCacctcttcatcttctttttacTTAGCTAACCAGAATGAGCTCTTAAGTGTCTCACTGTACGGCATTTTTTCCAACCCACAactaatttttgtggctcttttctgtaccttccccagtttttcaaaatcctttaaaaaaatatagactGTGCAGCATTCCAGTATCAGTCCCGCCAGTGCTGTATACAGAGGAAAAATCACCTTCCTATTCACTACTCCCTGTTTATATCTCCAACGATTGCactagccctttttgccacagcctccccctgggagctcatgttgaatTGCTTGTCCACTGTGTcccttaaatccttttcagaatcgctgctttccaggatacagtcctctGTTCTGTGGGTCTGGCCTTCATTCCTTGTTCCTGGATGTGGCCTTCATTCCTTGTTCCTGGATGCGTAACTTTacttttggctgtattaaaatgcagtttGTTGGAAGGTGCCCAGCTCACTCTGTAGCTTCATCTTTATTTGCCATTGCACcgatcttagtgtcatctgcaaatctgatcaGCTGTGATTTTATATCgacttccaggtcattaatgaaaatgttgactaaTATTGGGCCTCTGCTGGCTCCCACTCAAAACTCCCTCCATCCCTTGATGAGTCCCCATTAAAGACCTGTCAGTCACTTTTTAGTCCCCTTTATGTGTGCTCATAGTTCAATGCTATTTTCTAAAATCAGAATGCTGTGTGGTAGGAAGTCAAATGTTTTATTAAAGCCCAAGTCTATTACATGTACACAGTTGCctgtatcaaccaaacttgtaatctgcTGAAAGAATCAactcaggtttgtttgacaagacctattttccataaaaccatgtggACTGGAATTCAATATATTCCTGTCATTTAGTTCTTTATCAGCTGAATCCCATAGCAGCTTCCCACTCTTGCCAGGGATTGATGTCAGTCTAACTCGGTCATTCTGCTTTCCTTGGTTGCATATTGACatattacataagaacggccatactgggtcagatcaaaggtctatctagcctggtgtcctgtctaccgacagtgtccaatgccaagtgccccagagggagtgaacctaacaggtaatgatcaagtgatttctctcctgccatccatctccaccctctgacaaacagaggctagggacaccattccttacctatcctggctaatagccattaatggacttaacctccatgaatttacccagttctcttttaaacgctgttatagtcccagccttcacaacctcctcaggtaaggagttccacaagttgattgtgcgctgtgtgaagaagaacttccttttatttgttttaaacctgctgcctattaatttcatttggtggcccttagttcttgtattatgggaataaataaataacttttccttatttactttcttcacatcactcatgattttatatacctctatcatatccccccttagtctgcTCTTTTCCATATACATGCATGAAAgtgctagcctctttaatctctcctcatatgggaccctctccaaacccctaatcgttttagttgcccttctctgaaccttttctaatgccagtatatgttttttgaggtgaggagaccacatccgtacacagtattcaagatgtggacataccatggatttatacaagggcaataagatactctccatcttattttctgtcccctttttaatgattcctaacatcctgtttgctttttttggccGTCGCTGCACACTGCACGGACGTCATCAGAGAAtgatccacgatgactccaagatctttttcctgatttgttgtagctaaattagcccccatcatattgcatgtatagttggggttattttttccaatgtgcattactttacatttatccaccttaaatttcatttgccattttgttgctcaatcacttagttttgtgagatctttttgaagttcttcacagtttaTTAGCTGTCTTCTAGTCTGCTAGAATTTCCACAactattccaagatttattaaaaactcTCAGTGGGACAGATATCTCTCCAGCTTTTAGGTCTCTTGGGTGTAAGTTATCCAAGCTGGCTGATTTCAAAGTGTTTATCCATAGTAGAtgatgtttaacatcctccttggtTATTAATAAACTGGAAAGCACCTCATCGTCCTCACGTGATACAAGTCCATCATCCTACCTCttaccaaatacagaacagatcTATTTAGTGAACATTCCTGCCTTTTTTGCATCATTATTAGTATTTTTACCATTTCCACCTAGTAATGGGCCTATACCTTTTCTAGGATTTATTTGCTTCATAACGTACTTAAAGAATGCCATTACTGTCTGTAGCCCCCAGCTGTAGATTTTTCCCTGAAATCTTTAGCTTCCCATACcaattttctacacttcataACTTCTGCTTTATATTGATGGCTAGttctccttttttccatttgttgtatgttgcttttttatttctaattgctgcTTTCACTTTACAACTGAACCAGGAAGTGCTTTTAGTCAAAGCTATCTTATTCCTTGTTTGCTTAATTGTGGCTTTTTGGCCATCTAATAAACCCTACTTAAAGAACTCCCTATTAAGCTGTCAtggagggaaggtcttctcacgGATCAGtacctggttaaaagataggaaacaaagagtaaggataaatggtcagttttcagaatagcgagaggtaaatagtggggccCCCCAGGgagctgtactgggaccagtcctattcaatatcataaatgatctggaaaaaggggtgaacagtaagatggcaaaatttgcaaatgatacaaaattactcatgaTAGTTACGTCCAAAACAAGCGGTGACgaactacaaagggatctcacaagattgggtgactgggcaacaaaatggcagattaaattcaatgttgataaatgtgaagtaatacacattggaaaacataatccaaactgtacatatacaatgatggggtctaaattaactgttaccactaaTGAGAGagagcttggagtcattgtggatagctctctgaaaacatctgctcaaggtgcagcagcagtcaaaaacgctaacagaatgttgggaatcattaggaaagggatagaccaAACAGAACATATAATATTGTCTCCACGTAGAACCATGGTACACCC is a window from the Gopherus evgoodei ecotype Sinaloan lineage chromosome 13, rGopEvg1_v1.p, whole genome shotgun sequence genome containing:
- the LOC115660891 gene encoding testis-specific serine/threonine-protein kinase 2-like; protein product: MDDAAVLKKRGYIVGGNLGEGSYAKVKSAYSDRLKFDVAVKIIDRKKAPRDFLERFLPREIEILAKVNHCSVVKTYEIFETSDGKVYIVMELGTKGDLLEYIKSKGALTEDVARKMFRQLSSAIKYCHDLDIVHRDLKCENLLLDKDFNIKLSDFGFSRRLTRDENGKVILSKTFCGSAAYAAPEVLQGIPYQPKIYDIWSLGVILYIMVCGSMPYDDSNIRKMLKIQKEHRVHFPKSKNLTVECKDLIYRMLQPDVARRLHVDEILNHIWMQTPKSRVPSATSFVKEGECSQNLGKLKSEHKQEIEPLGESKPDRPDYKTESKAAPRLEAVPEAEDAVPEEEQAEVNDLTDEMQRTGTTNGDD